The nucleotide sequence ATCCAGAAGACTTTCCTCAACATCCAGTTCTGAAAAAACTTTATACCATTTACTGTCTTCAGTACTAAAGTGCAAAACCAGATCTGTAACAGCTTCTCTTGATAATCTATTCTCATCACTGTATTGCGAATTTTCTATAAGGCTATCGTGGCTAAAATATTTATCAATACTCACATTTATTGCTTCGTACAGATGAGTATCTTCAAATTTTATTGAGTGAATACTGTTATCTGAAAAAGACAGTGAAGAAAAAAACAGACAGCAAAGAAAAACAGTAATACCGTTTCGCACTTTTGCTGTCAGTATACATCGAACAAATTTCATTTATTTTGCCTGTATAGAAGATTTATTAATAAGCACTCTGACAGTTACTTTTTCTTATTAGTTCCACACAGGGGCAGCATTTTTTGGAAAAATATAAAAGAGCCTTAACCTTTTTCTCTGCCCCGTCACCACAGCCCGGCAAGGGGAATGGAGACAGGGCAGAAAAGTCAGGCAGAACGGCACAGTTTCAGCCGATCAAGCCAGAATACCAAAGGCGACAGAAGCAATAACGAGAACAATCCCGCCACCGAGGCGTGATGAAATCTGGGCATAGGAGATCAGGTGCATTCGCTTGGATGCAGCCATCACTTCCAGGTCGCCGGAGCCACCACGGTTAGCCATACACAAACCGGCGGTAATAGCGGTTTCAATCTCATAGAAACCAGCCACTCGCCCGCCCAGGGCACCTCCGATAACAGCACCCAGCACAATCATGGTTGCCATGATAATGTTGGTCAGGGAAATCGCCGCAATGATTTCGCCAAGATCGGTATAAGCAACACCCACACCCACCATCAGAACCCAAAGCATCTGCTTACTGAAAAACTGGGACATTTTCTGGGCACCGATTTTCAGTTCCACAGGAACAATGCCAGACATATTCATCACCGCCACAACGATGACCATGTAGGCGTACCTGTGAATACTGACACCCGCAAAAGACGGTACTATTTTGGACAGAATGTGACCAAGGGTATAAGCCGTACAAGCCAGCAGCAAACCAACGGCGAGATCCCGTGGGGTAATTTTACGACCAGGCTTGTCGTCTTCAGGAATCTTGAACTTACCCTTGCGAACCAGCTCACCATCACCGGTCAGGTTTGAGTACTTTTTACCCAGACGGTCCAGAATGGAAGCAGCAGCAATAGCAATGATATTGGCAATGGTCAGAATGGAAATCGCTACAGAGTAGTAAGCTTCGGCAGAATTTCCGGTGGCCTGCTGATAAATCTCTGCCAGCGGAACAGCGCCAGCACCATTGCCTCCCCCCATAATGGGCAGGACATACAGCATAATCGTTTCACCGGGTGAAATGCCGAACATCATTCCGCAGGCAATC is from Endozoicomonas gorgoniicola and encodes:
- the citS gene encoding citrate/sodium symporter CitS encodes the protein MSTQTNQHFNAASRESLPDKLMNLEVFGMSIHLFAAAATVILVAHAFDVLPGGLVGGLSISFVIGAVFGEIGKRLPFWNRYIGGAPVLIFLGTAWLVYAGLMSEREVAVITDFIKNYKFIDLFIAVLITGSILSVNRVLLRRSLVGYIPSILFAVAGAAALGIACGMMFGISPGETIMLYVLPIMGGGNGAGAVPLAEIYQQATGNSAEAYYSVAISILTIANIIAIAAASILDRLGKKYSNLTGDGELVRKGKFKIPEDDKPGRKITPRDLAVGLLLACTAYTLGHILSKIVPSFAGVSIHRYAYMVIVVAVMNMSGIVPVELKIGAQKMSQFFSKQMLWVLMVGVGVAYTDLGEIIAAISLTNIIMATMIVLGAVIGGALGGRVAGFYEIETAITAGLCMANRGGSGDLEVMAASKRMHLISYAQISSRLGGGIVLVIASVAFGILA